In Terriglobia bacterium, the following are encoded in one genomic region:
- a CDS encoding Do family serine endopeptidase, with product MDPLQSGFWQKLKASRFSFSLVTLATLALGILIGTVITYGVKGKTIDSSDAQQLTIPQAKQVSNAFSSVAKQLEPSVVNINTESVIKNPHRGLRGRTRPSPDNPGGDGQGQDQGQDPDNPFQDFMDRFFGGQGGQGQMPDQDDMRSQSLGSGVIVDPKGYIVTNYHVVERADKIRVSLMGDPPSVSYPARVIGTDKETDLAVIKIDVNKTLPAAKLGNSDGMSVGDWVLAIGSPFGLEETVTAGIISAKGRSIVPGRQFQSFIQTDAAINPGNSGGPLVNLDGEIIGINTAIYTQSYGYQGVGFALPSNTVASVYNQLIGPEHRVARGSIGVEFNAQPNPSVERIYGVKSGVIISNVIANGPAAKAGLQTGDAITAVNGKSVKTGDELVGEISNAKPGSTVKLTYFRNGKQDEANVQVADRMKLFGARLGLTDDQPEEDDTPKETKLGITVRDITPDSGSRMGVAPGKGVQVTDVKPDSFGDSIQVERGDVILEVNKQPVTDAAAFGRLQSQLKSGQDVVLLVRKRGTTKDQGPVFLGGVLP from the coding sequence ATGGATCCGCTTCAGAGCGGTTTCTGGCAGAAACTGAAGGCCAGTCGATTCTCCTTTTCGCTGGTCACCCTAGCCACGTTGGCCCTTGGGATTTTGATCGGCACGGTTATCACCTACGGAGTCAAGGGTAAGACCATCGACTCTTCGGATGCGCAGCAGTTGACCATCCCGCAAGCGAAGCAGGTCTCCAACGCCTTCTCCAGCGTGGCCAAGCAATTGGAACCCTCGGTCGTCAACATTAACACCGAGAGCGTTATCAAGAACCCGCATCGCGGTCTTCGCGGGCGCACCCGTCCCTCGCCTGACAATCCCGGCGGCGACGGTCAGGGGCAGGACCAGGGGCAGGACCCGGACAATCCATTCCAGGATTTCATGGATCGTTTCTTCGGAGGCCAGGGCGGACAGGGCCAGATGCCTGACCAAGATGACATGCGTTCACAGTCGCTAGGCTCCGGCGTCATTGTCGACCCGAAGGGCTACATCGTCACCAACTACCACGTGGTGGAGCGCGCCGACAAGATCCGCGTCAGCCTCATGGGCGATCCGCCGAGCGTCAGCTATCCCGCCAGGGTCATCGGCACCGACAAGGAAACCGATCTCGCCGTTATCAAGATCGACGTCAATAAGACTCTGCCGGCCGCCAAACTCGGCAACTCCGACGGCATGAGCGTCGGCGACTGGGTCCTTGCTATCGGCAGCCCCTTCGGCCTCGAAGAAACCGTAACGGCTGGGATCATTTCCGCCAAGGGCCGCAGCATCGTCCCCGGACGCCAGTTCCAGTCCTTCATCCAGACCGATGCCGCCATCAACCCCGGCAACTCCGGCGGTCCGCTCGTCAATCTCGATGGCGAAATTATCGGGATCAACACCGCCATCTACACCCAGAGCTACGGATATCAGGGCGTCGGTTTCGCGCTGCCATCGAACACGGTCGCCTCGGTTTACAACCAACTCATCGGTCCCGAGCACCGCGTCGCCCGCGGCTCCATCGGCGTTGAATTCAACGCCCAGCCGAACCCATCCGTCGAGCGCATCTACGGCGTCAAGTCCGGAGTCATCATCTCCAACGTGATTGCCAACGGTCCCGCGGCCAAAGCTGGCCTCCAGACCGGCGATGCCATCACCGCCGTGAACGGCAAGAGCGTAAAGACCGGCGACGAACTGGTCGGCGAAATTTCCAACGCGAAGCCGGGTTCCACCGTGAAGCTCACCTATTTCCGCAACGGCAAGCAGGATGAAGCCAACGTCCAGGTAGCCGATCGCATGAAGCTCTTCGGCGCTCGTCTCGGCCTCACCGATGATCAGCCGGAAGAAGACGACACGCCAAAGGAGACTAAGCTGGGCATCACCGTCCGCGACATCACGCCTGACAGCGGCAGCCGCATGGGAGTCGCCCCCGGCAAAGGCGTCCAGGTTACTGATGTGAAGCCGGACAGCTTCGGCGACAGTATCCAGGTCGAGCGTGGCGACGTTATTCTCGAAGTTAATAAACAACCAGTCACTGACGCGGCTGCATTCGGCCGTCTGCAGTCGCAACTCAAGAGCGGACAAGACGTTGTGCTCCTCGTCCGCAAGCGCGGTACCACCAAGGACCAGGGCCCAGTCTTCCTGGGTGGTGTCCTTCCGTAA